Proteins encoded in a region of the Paucibacter sediminis genome:
- the pssA gene encoding CDP-diacylglycerol--serine O-phosphatidyltransferase yields MTEAKKTEHLLDDEDSEVLEPVRPRRKGIYILPNLFTLAALFGGFYAIVMAMNGRFEQSVYGIFCAMVLDSLDGRVARMTNTQSTFGEQMDSLSDMVSFGAAPALIMYEWALKGLGKWGWFAAFVYCAAAALRLARFNTNLAVVDKRFFQGVPSPAAAALVMGLIWVLDDAGYKGVSQDPQLSWLAFGFMLYAGLTMVTNAPFYSFKDVSFKRSVPFITIVAIALLIAVINIHPPIVLFSLFCFYGLSGYVVYGYKRMKGKPVSVIATSTDEPDEKGLHH; encoded by the coding sequence ATGACCGAAGCCAAGAAAACCGAGCACTTGCTGGACGATGAGGACAGCGAAGTGTTGGAACCCGTGCGGCCGCGCCGCAAGGGCATCTACATCCTGCCCAATCTGTTCACGCTGGCGGCGCTATTCGGTGGCTTCTATGCCATCGTGATGGCGATGAACGGGCGCTTCGAGCAATCGGTCTACGGCATCTTCTGCGCCATGGTGCTGGACAGCCTGGACGGGCGCGTGGCGCGCATGACCAACACGCAAAGCACCTTCGGCGAGCAGATGGACAGCCTCTCCGACATGGTGTCCTTCGGTGCCGCGCCGGCGCTGATCATGTATGAATGGGCCCTGAAGGGCCTGGGCAAATGGGGCTGGTTCGCGGCCTTTGTCTACTGCGCCGCCGCGGCGCTGCGCCTGGCGCGCTTCAATACCAATCTGGCGGTGGTCGACAAGCGCTTTTTCCAGGGCGTGCCCAGTCCGGCTGCCGCTGCGCTCGTGATGGGGCTGATCTGGGTGCTGGATGATGCCGGCTACAAGGGCGTGAGCCAGGATCCGCAGCTCAGCTGGCTGGCCTTCGGCTTCATGCTGTATGCCGGACTCACCATGGTCACCAACGCGCCCTTCTACAGCTTCAAGGACGTGAGCTTCAAGCGCTCGGTGCCCTTCATCACCATCGTGGCGATCGCCCTGCTGATTGCGGTGATCAACATCCACCCGCCCATCGTGCTGTTCAGCCTGTTCTGCTTCTATGGCCTGTCGGGCTATGTGGTGTACGGCTACAAGCGTATGAAGGGCAAGCCCGTGAGCGTGATCGCCACCTCGACCGATGAGCCCGATGAAAAGGGACTTCACCATTGA
- a CDS encoding acetolactate synthase 3 catalytic subunit encodes MDMSAADAKRAATPDGRAQPHNTPPSSEPNGSEILVRSLQAEGVKYLWGYPGGSVLYIYDALYKQDHIQHVLVRHEQAAVHAADGYARATGEVGVALVTSGPGVTNAVTGIATAYMDSIPMVIITGQVPTPAIGLDAFQECDTVGITRPIVKHNFLVKDVRDLAMTMKKAFHIARTGRPGPVVVDIPKDVSLSKAHFSYPTHVEMRSYNPVRKGHSGQIRKAVQLLLQAKRPYIYTGGGVILGEASKELRELVDLLGYPVTNTLMGLGAFPSSDPRFLGMLGMHGTYEANMTMQHCDVLLAVGARFDDRVIGNPKHFAQVERKIIHVDIDPSSISKRVRVDIPIVGDVKDVLQELIHQIREAQAKPDAAAINAWWSQVNEWRRRDCLAYKKDSGVIKPQAVVETLWNLTRDRDTYITSDVGQHQMWAAQFYRFDEPRRWINSGGLGTMGVGLPYAMGIKLAKPESDVFCITGEGSIQMCIQELSTCQQYKTPVKIVSLNNRYLGMVRQWQELDYGKRYSHSYMDALPDFVKLAEAYGHVGLLVERPEDVEPALREAIRLKDRTVFLDVRTDPTENVWPMVQAGKGISEMLLGSEDL; translated from the coding sequence ATGGACATGTCTGCCGCGGACGCCAAGCGTGCTGCGACCCCCGATGGTCGTGCACAACCGCACAATACCCCCCCCTCGTCGGAGCCGAACGGCTCTGAAATCCTTGTTCGCAGCCTGCAGGCCGAAGGTGTCAAGTACCTTTGGGGCTACCCGGGCGGCTCGGTGCTGTACATCTACGACGCACTGTACAAACAAGACCATATCCAGCATGTGCTGGTGCGCCATGAACAGGCCGCCGTGCACGCCGCTGACGGCTATGCCCGCGCCACTGGCGAAGTGGGTGTTGCCCTCGTGACCTCAGGTCCGGGTGTGACCAATGCCGTGACCGGCATTGCCACCGCCTACATGGACTCGATCCCGATGGTGATCATCACCGGCCAGGTGCCCACGCCGGCGATCGGCCTGGATGCCTTCCAGGAATGCGACACCGTCGGCATCACCCGCCCCATCGTCAAGCACAACTTCCTGGTGAAGGATGTGCGCGATCTGGCGATGACGATGAAGAAGGCCTTCCATATTGCCCGCACCGGTCGCCCCGGCCCGGTGGTGGTGGACATCCCCAAGGACGTCTCGCTGAGCAAGGCACACTTCAGCTACCCCACCCATGTGGAGATGCGCTCCTACAACCCGGTGCGCAAGGGCCATAGCGGCCAGATCCGCAAGGCGGTGCAGCTGCTGCTGCAGGCCAAGCGCCCCTATATCTACACCGGTGGCGGTGTGATCCTGGGCGAGGCCTCGAAGGAGCTGCGCGAGCTGGTGGACCTGCTGGGTTATCCGGTCACCAATACCTTGATGGGCCTGGGCGCCTTCCCGTCCAGCGACCCGCGCTTCCTCGGCATGCTGGGCATGCACGGCACCTACGAGGCCAATATGACCATGCAGCATTGCGATGTGCTGCTGGCCGTGGGCGCGCGCTTCGATGACCGCGTGATCGGCAATCCCAAGCATTTCGCCCAGGTGGAGCGCAAGATCATCCATGTGGACATCGACCCCTCGTCGATTTCCAAGCGGGTGCGCGTGGACATCCCCATCGTCGGCGACGTCAAGGATGTGCTGCAGGAGTTGATCCACCAGATCCGCGAGGCCCAGGCCAAGCCCGATGCGGCCGCCATCAACGCCTGGTGGAGCCAGGTGAACGAATGGCGCCGCCGCGACTGCCTGGCCTACAAGAAGGACAGCGGCGTCATCAAGCCGCAGGCCGTGGTGGAAACGCTGTGGAATCTGACCCGCGACCGCGACACCTACATCACCTCCGATGTGGGCCAGCACCAGATGTGGGCCGCGCAGTTCTACCGCTTCGATGAGCCGCGCCGCTGGATCAATTCCGGCGGCCTGGGCACCATGGGCGTGGGCCTGCCCTATGCCATGGGCATCAAGCTGGCCAAGCCCGAGTCGGATGTGTTCTGCATCACCGGCGAAGGCTCGATCCAGATGTGCATCCAGGAACTGTCGACCTGCCAGCAGTACAAGACGCCTGTGAAGATCGTCTCGCTGAACAACCGCTACCTGGGCATGGTGCGGCAGTGGCAGGAGCTGGACTACGGCAAGCGCTACTCGCACAGCTATATGGATGCGCTGCCCGACTTCGTCAAGCTGGCCGAGGCCTATGGCCACGTCGGTCTGCTGGTCGAGCGCCCCGAGGACGTGGAGCCCGCCCTGCGCGAGGCGATCCGGCTGAAGGACCGCACCGTGTTCCTGGACGTGCGCACCGACCCGACCGAAAACGTCTGGCCCATGGTGCAAGCCGGCAAGGGCATCTCGGAAATGCTGCTGGGGTCCGAGGACCTCTGA
- the ilvN gene encoding acetolactate synthase small subunit, whose translation MKHIIALLIENEPGALSRVVALFSARGYNIESLTVAPTEDASLSRMTIVTTGSDEVIEQITKHLNRLIEVVKVVDLTEGNYTERELMLIKVRAVGKEREEMKRTADIFRGRIIDVTEKTYTIELTGDSSKLDAFIDSIDRTAILETVRTGASGIGRGERILRV comes from the coding sequence ATGAAACACATCATTGCACTGCTCATCGAGAACGAGCCGGGCGCGCTGTCGCGCGTCGTCGCCTTGTTCTCCGCCCGCGGCTACAACATCGAAAGCCTGACGGTGGCGCCGACGGAAGACGCGTCGCTGTCGCGCATGACCATCGTCACCACCGGCTCCGACGAGGTGATCGAGCAGATCACCAAGCACCTGAATCGCCTCATCGAGGTGGTCAAGGTGGTCGACCTGACCGAGGGCAATTACACCGAACGCGAGCTCATGCTCATCAAGGTGCGCGCCGTCGGCAAGGAGCGCGAGGAAATGAAGCGCACCGCCGACATCTTCCGCGGCCGCATCATCGACGTGACCGAGAAGACCTACACGATCGAGTTGACCGGCGACAGCTCCAAGCTGGACGCTTTCATCGATTCCATCGACCGCACCGCGATTCTTGAGACCGTGCGCACCGGTGCCAGCGGCATCGGCCGCGGCGAACGCATCCTGCGCGTCTGA
- the hpnE gene encoding hydroxysqualene dehydroxylase HpnE yields MADRTRLAVIGGGWAGLAAAVEACQAGAEVTLFEMASAPGGRARTVSAGAHALDNGQHILIGAYSASLSLLRTLGVDPAMALLRLPLQLRYPEQAGLQLRAGHPVPSFALAVLRHAGWPWRARLSLLRHCTAWALRRFECPEALSVAELCMGLADEVRADLVWPLCVAALNTPAERASARVFLRVLRDALFSGPGSADLLLPRLGLSDLLAHPAAAWLSGHGARLRMSQRVEALHASDAGAWLVDGERFDAVVLACSSVEAARLTQDLAPGWSGLARALRFEPIVTVYLESPGSALPSPMLALREGPADPAQFAFDLGQLDPRRSGQFSLVVSGAAAWTARGLDACAAACLQQAQRQLRWASTPRLLRVLAEKRATFACSPGLARPGSAIAPGLYAAGDYVDGPYPATLEGAVRAGMAAARQALPRSASR; encoded by the coding sequence ATGGCCGACCGCACGCGCCTGGCGGTGATAGGCGGAGGCTGGGCCGGTCTGGCGGCGGCCGTCGAGGCCTGCCAGGCCGGCGCCGAAGTCACGCTGTTCGAGATGGCCAGCGCGCCGGGGGGGCGTGCACGCACGGTCAGCGCCGGCGCGCACGCGCTCGACAACGGCCAGCACATCCTGATCGGCGCCTACAGCGCCAGCCTGTCCCTGCTGCGGACCCTGGGCGTGGACCCCGCCATGGCGCTGCTGCGCCTGCCGCTGCAACTGCGCTACCCCGAGCAGGCCGGGCTGCAGCTGCGCGCCGGCCATCCGGTGCCGAGCTTCGCCCTCGCGGTGCTGCGCCATGCAGGCTGGCCGTGGCGGGCGCGGCTCTCGCTGCTGAGGCATTGCACGGCCTGGGCGCTGCGGCGCTTCGAGTGCCCGGAGGCGCTCAGCGTGGCCGAACTCTGCATGGGCCTGGCCGACGAAGTCCGCGCGGATCTGGTCTGGCCGCTGTGCGTGGCGGCATTGAATACGCCGGCGGAGCGCGCCAGCGCGCGCGTGTTCCTGCGTGTGCTGCGCGACGCCTTGTTCAGCGGCCCCGGCTCAGCCGATCTGCTGCTGCCGCGCCTGGGCCTGAGCGATCTGTTGGCACACCCGGCCGCGGCCTGGCTGAGCGGCCATGGCGCACGGCTGCGCATGTCGCAGCGCGTCGAGGCCCTGCACGCCAGTGATGCGGGCGCTTGGCTGGTCGATGGCGAGCGCTTCGACGCCGTGGTGCTGGCCTGCAGCAGCGTGGAGGCGGCACGCCTGACGCAAGACCTGGCCCCAGGCTGGAGCGGGCTCGCCCGGGCACTGCGCTTTGAGCCCATCGTCACCGTTTACCTGGAAAGCCCGGGCTCGGCCCTGCCCTCGCCCATGCTGGCGCTGCGCGAGGGCCCGGCCGACCCGGCGCAGTTCGCGTTCGACCTGGGCCAACTGGACCCGCGGCGCAGCGGGCAGTTCAGTCTGGTCGTCAGCGGCGCGGCGGCATGGACCGCACGCGGCCTGGATGCCTGCGCGGCCGCGTGCCTTCAACAGGCGCAACGTCAACTCCGCTGGGCCAGCACGCCGCGCCTGCTGCGCGTCTTGGCCGAGAAACGCGCCACCTTTGCCTGCAGCCCCGGCCTGGCGCGCCCCGGCAGCGCGATTGCGCCCGGCCTCTATGCGGCGGGCGACTATGTCGACGGCCCCTACCCCGCCACCCTGGAGGGCGCGGTGCGCGCGGGCATGGCCGCAGCGCGTCAAGCGTTGCCACGCAGCGCCAGCCGCTAA
- the ilvC gene encoding ketol-acid reductoisomerase translates to MNVYYDKDADLSLIKGKNVTIIGYGSQGHAHAQNLNDSGVKVTVGLRRGGASWAKAENAGLKVAEIADAVKAADVVMILLPDEQIAEVYKREVEPNIKQGASLAFAHGFNVHYGQVTPRADLDVWMVAPKAPGHTVRGTYTQGGGVPHLIAVYADKTGKARDLALSYASANGGGKAGIIETNFREETETDLFGEQAVLCGGAVELIKAGFETLTEAGYAPEMAYFECLHELKLIVDLIYEGGIANMNYSISNNAEYGEYVTGPRVVTEATKNAMRQCLKDIQTGEYAKSFILENKAGAPTLLSRRRLTAEHPIEQVGEKLRAMMPWIKKNRLVDQSKN, encoded by the coding sequence ATGAACGTTTACTACGACAAGGACGCTGACCTGAGCCTCATCAAGGGCAAGAACGTCACCATCATCGGCTATGGCTCACAAGGCCATGCCCATGCACAAAACCTGAATGACAGCGGCGTCAAGGTGACCGTCGGTCTGCGTCGTGGTGGTGCATCCTGGGCCAAGGCGGAGAACGCCGGCCTGAAGGTGGCCGAGATTGCCGACGCCGTGAAGGCGGCCGACGTGGTGATGATTCTGCTGCCGGACGAGCAGATCGCCGAGGTCTACAAGCGCGAGGTCGAGCCCAATATCAAGCAGGGCGCCTCGCTGGCCTTCGCTCATGGCTTCAACGTGCACTACGGCCAGGTCACGCCGCGCGCCGACCTGGACGTCTGGATGGTTGCCCCCAAGGCCCCCGGCCACACCGTGCGCGGCACCTACACCCAGGGTGGCGGTGTGCCGCACCTGATCGCCGTCTACGCCGACAAGACCGGCAAGGCGCGCGATCTGGCGCTGTCCTACGCCTCGGCCAATGGCGGCGGCAAGGCCGGCATCATCGAGACCAATTTCCGCGAAGAGACCGAGACCGACCTGTTCGGCGAGCAGGCCGTGCTGTGCGGTGGCGCCGTGGAACTGATCAAGGCGGGCTTCGAGACCCTCACCGAGGCCGGCTATGCGCCCGAGATGGCCTACTTCGAGTGCCTGCACGAGCTCAAGCTCATCGTGGACCTGATCTACGAGGGCGGCATCGCCAACATGAACTACTCGATCTCGAACAACGCCGAGTATGGCGAGTACGTGACCGGCCCGCGCGTGGTGACCGAAGCCACCAAGAACGCGATGCGCCAATGCCTGAAGGACATCCAGACCGGTGAATACGCGAAGAGCTTCATCCTGGAGAACAAGGCCGGCGCGCCGACCCTGCTGAGCCGTCGCCGCCTGACCGCCGAGCACCCGATCGAGCAAGTGGGCGAGAAGCTGCGCGCCATGATGCCCTGGATCAAGAAGAATCGCCTGGTCGATCAATCCAAGAACTGA
- the hpnD gene encoding presqualene diphosphate synthase HpnD, translating to MSPEQYVQEKAASSGSSFYYAFLFLPAPRRAAITAFYAFCREIDDVVDETQDAGVAATKLAWWRKEAMAAFAGQPQHPVMRALMPHCSVYDIRLEHLMAVIEGCQMDLDQSRFLDYPGLQRYCHLVAGVVGEVASAIFGRSEPQTVAYAHKLGLAMQLTNIIRDVGDDARRGRIYLPISELQQFDVKAHEILLRQAPWGYSERFSRLMAFQAERAHRLYDEAFALLPEADRQAQKPGIMMANIYRALLREIEAERFQVLHQRISLTPLRKLWIAMRTNWRGR from the coding sequence GTGAGCCCCGAGCAGTACGTGCAGGAAAAGGCCGCCAGCAGCGGCTCCAGCTTCTACTACGCCTTTCTGTTCCTGCCCGCGCCGCGCCGCGCCGCCATCACGGCCTTCTACGCGTTCTGCCGCGAGATCGACGATGTGGTGGACGAGACGCAGGACGCCGGCGTGGCCGCCACCAAGCTGGCCTGGTGGCGCAAGGAGGCGATGGCCGCCTTTGCGGGGCAGCCTCAGCATCCGGTGATGCGCGCGCTCATGCCGCATTGCTCTGTCTACGACATCCGGCTGGAACATTTGATGGCGGTCATCGAGGGTTGCCAGATGGATCTGGACCAGAGCCGCTTTCTCGACTATCCGGGCCTGCAGCGCTACTGCCATCTGGTGGCCGGCGTGGTGGGCGAAGTCGCCTCGGCCATCTTTGGCCGCAGCGAGCCGCAGACGGTGGCCTACGCCCACAAGCTGGGCCTGGCCATGCAGCTCACCAACATCATCCGCGACGTCGGCGACGACGCGCGCCGTGGCCGCATCTACCTGCCAATCTCGGAGCTGCAGCAGTTCGACGTCAAGGCGCACGAGATCCTGCTGAGGCAGGCGCCCTGGGGCTATAGCGAGCGCTTCAGCCGCCTGATGGCCTTCCAGGCCGAACGCGCACATCGCCTATATGACGAGGCCTTCGCGCTGCTGCCCGAGGCCGACCGCCAGGCCCAGAAGCCCGGCATCATGATGGCCAATATCTACCGCGCCCTGCTGCGTGAAATCGAGGCCGAGCGCTTCCAGGTGCTGCACCAGCGCATCTCGCTGACGCCGTTGCGCAAGCTCTGGATCGCGATGCGCACCAACTGGCGCGGTCGTTGA
- the hpnC gene encoding squalene synthase HpnC: MSIEHYENFPVASWLCPPALRPAVTAIYHFARTADDLADEGEATTEQRQEALRAYRSDLHAVAAGIAPSTRWRAQVFEPLGTVFHAYRLPLRLLDDLLDAFEQDLVKTRYADRAELLDYCRRSANPVGRLLLHLYGIDDAAALRRSDAICTSLQLINFWQDMSRDGPVGRCYAPSPDLQRHGLTADDLLACQDDPAARALLRELSAWAEGLMREGAPLVHQLPGRAGWELRLVVQGGLRILERIRAMEFATLSARPHLGAQDLAPMLWHALRMTPARLARQAQHAEAA, from the coding sequence GTGAGCATAGAACACTACGAAAACTTCCCGGTCGCCTCCTGGCTGTGCCCGCCAGCGCTGCGGCCGGCCGTGACAGCGATCTACCATTTCGCCCGCACCGCCGACGATCTGGCCGACGAAGGCGAGGCGACGACCGAGCAGCGCCAAGAGGCGCTGCGGGCGTACCGCAGCGATCTCCATGCCGTCGCGGCCGGCATCGCGCCCTCGACGCGCTGGCGAGCGCAGGTGTTCGAACCCCTGGGCACGGTCTTTCATGCATATCGACTGCCCTTGCGCCTGCTTGACGATTTGCTGGACGCGTTTGAGCAGGACCTGGTGAAAACACGCTACGCCGACCGCGCCGAGCTGCTGGACTACTGCCGCCGCTCCGCCAACCCGGTCGGGCGCCTGCTGCTGCATCTCTACGGCATCGACGATGCCGCCGCGCTGCGGCGCTCGGACGCCATCTGCACCAGCCTGCAGCTGATCAACTTCTGGCAGGACATGAGCCGCGACGGCCCGGTCGGGCGCTGCTACGCGCCGAGCCCGGATCTGCAGCGCCACGGCTTGACGGCCGACGACCTGCTGGCCTGCCAGGACGACCCGGCCGCCCGCGCGCTGTTGCGTGAACTCAGCGCCTGGGCCGAAGGCCTGATGCGCGAGGGGGCGCCGCTGGTGCACCAGCTGCCCGGGCGGGCCGGCTGGGAGCTCAGGCTGGTGGTGCAAGGCGGACTGCGCATTCTTGAGAGAATCCGCGCCATGGAATTTGCAACCCTCAGCGCGCGCCCCCATCTGGGCGCGCAAGACCTGGCCCCGATGCTGTGGCACGCCCTGCGCATGACGCCCGCGCGCCTGGCGCGCCAAGCGCAACACGCGGAGGCCGCGTGA
- a CDS encoding IclR family transcriptional regulator, which translates to MKQKEAQTPAIQVLERTFALLDVLASQQDPVSLKQISETTGLHPSTAHRILNDLAIGRFVDRPEAGSYRLGMRLLELGNLVKARLDVRDAAIGPMRELHKLTHQPVNLSVRQGDEIVYIERTYSERSGMQVVRAVGGRAPLHLTSVGKLFLASDDPQRVRAYATRTGLAGHTRNSITDIQALEREMALVRQRGVARDDEELELGVRCMAAAIYDDQGKLIAGLSISAPADRLEEAWLARVKETAAQISAALGYRGG; encoded by the coding sequence ATGAAGCAAAAAGAGGCTCAGACACCCGCGATTCAAGTCCTGGAACGAACGTTTGCACTGCTGGATGTCCTGGCCAGCCAGCAGGATCCGGTCTCGCTCAAGCAGATCAGCGAAACCACCGGACTGCATCCCTCCACCGCCCACCGCATACTGAACGATCTGGCGATTGGCCGCTTCGTCGACCGGCCCGAGGCCGGCAGCTATCGACTGGGCATGCGCCTGCTCGAACTGGGCAATCTGGTGAAGGCACGCCTGGATGTGCGCGATGCCGCCATCGGCCCGATGCGCGAGCTGCACAAGCTGACCCACCAGCCCGTCAACCTGTCGGTCCGCCAGGGCGATGAGATCGTCTATATCGAGCGCACCTACTCCGAACGCTCGGGCATGCAGGTGGTGCGCGCCGTGGGCGGCCGCGCGCCCTTGCACCTGACCTCGGTCGGCAAGCTCTTCCTAGCCAGCGATGATCCGCAGCGGGTGCGTGCCTACGCCACCCGCACCGGGCTGGCCGGCCACACCCGCAACAGCATCACCGACATCCAGGCCCTGGAACGCGAAATGGCGCTGGTGCGCCAGCGCGGCGTGGCACGCGACGACGAGGAGCTGGAGCTGGGGGTGCGCTGCATGGCCGCCGCCATCTACGACGACCAGGGCAAGCTCATCGCCGGCCTGTCGATCTCGGCGCCGGCGGACCGGCTCGAAGAGGCCTGGCTGGCGCGCGTCAAGGAAACCGCGGCGCAGATCTCGGCAGCCCTGGGCTACCGCGGCGGCTGA
- a CDS encoding 2-isopropylmalate synthase, with protein MADKLIIFDTTLRDGEQSPGASMTKDEKLRIARQLERMRVDVIEAGFAASSNGDFEAVRAIADAVRESTICSLARANDRDIARAAEALKGAARSRIHTFIATSELHMEKKLRMTREQVLEQATLAVRFARNLTDDIEFSPEDGYRSDMDFLARVVEAVIKEGARTINIPDTVGYAIPELYGNFIKTLREKVPNSDQAVWSVHCHNDLGMAVANSLAGVKIGGARQIECTINGLGERAGNCSLEEVVMALKTRRDYFGLDLGIDPSQIVPASRLVSQTTGFVVQPNKAVVGANAFAHASGIHQDGVLKARDTYEIMRAEDVGWSANKIVLGKLSGRNAFKQRLQELGVALESEAEVNAAFVRFKDLADRKNEIFDEDIIALVMDESVTQDHEHFRLVSLAQHSETGERPHARVVFAAGDQEFSAESDGNGPVDASLRAIESKVQSGAEMILYSVNAITSGSTESQGEVTVRLQHAGRVVNGVGADPDIVVASAKAYLSALNKLQSKVERVAAQG; from the coding sequence ATGGCTGACAAGCTGATCATCTTCGACACCACCTTGCGTGACGGCGAGCAATCGCCCGGCGCTTCGATGACGAAGGACGAAAAGCTGCGCATCGCGCGCCAGCTGGAGCGCATGCGCGTCGATGTGATCGAGGCCGGCTTTGCCGCCTCCAGCAATGGCGATTTCGAGGCCGTCAGGGCGATTGCCGATGCGGTGCGCGAGAGCACCATCTGCTCGCTGGCGCGCGCCAACGATCGCGACATCGCGCGTGCGGCCGAGGCGCTCAAGGGCGCGGCACGCTCGCGCATCCACACCTTCATCGCCACCAGCGAGCTCCACATGGAGAAGAAGCTGCGCATGACGCGCGAGCAGGTGCTGGAACAGGCCACGCTGGCGGTGCGCTTTGCCCGCAACCTGACCGACGACATCGAGTTCTCGCCCGAGGACGGCTATCGCTCCGACATGGACTTCCTGGCCCGCGTGGTCGAGGCGGTCATCAAGGAGGGTGCGCGCACCATCAACATCCCCGATACCGTGGGTTATGCCATTCCCGAGCTCTACGGCAATTTCATCAAGACCTTGCGCGAGAAGGTACCGAACTCCGATCAGGCGGTCTGGTCGGTGCATTGCCACAACGACCTTGGCATGGCGGTCGCCAACTCGCTGGCGGGCGTGAAGATCGGTGGCGCGCGGCAGATCGAATGCACCATCAACGGGCTGGGTGAGCGCGCCGGCAACTGTTCGCTGGAAGAGGTGGTGATGGCGCTGAAGACGCGGCGCGACTACTTCGGCCTGGACCTGGGCATCGACCCCTCGCAGATCGTGCCGGCCTCGCGCCTGGTGTCACAAACCACCGGCTTCGTGGTGCAGCCCAACAAGGCCGTGGTGGGAGCGAATGCCTTTGCACATGCCTCGGGCATCCACCAGGACGGCGTGCTGAAGGCACGCGACACCTACGAGATCATGCGCGCCGAGGACGTGGGCTGGAGTGCCAACAAGATCGTGCTGGGCAAGCTCAGCGGCCGCAACGCCTTCAAACAGCGCCTGCAGGAGCTGGGCGTGGCGCTGGAGTCCGAGGCCGAGGTGAATGCCGCCTTCGTGCGCTTCAAGGACCTGGCCGACCGCAAGAACGAGATCTTCGACGAGGACATCATCGCCCTGGTGATGGACGAGTCGGTGACCCAGGACCACGAGCATTTCCGCCTGGTTTCGCTGGCCCAGCATTCGGAAACCGGTGAGCGTCCGCATGCGCGGGTGGTGTTTGCCGCCGGCGACCAGGAGTTCAGCGCCGAGAGCGATGGCAACGGCCCGGTCGATGCCAGCCTACGTGCAATCGAGAGCAAAGTGCAAAGTGGTGCCGAAATGATCCTGTATTCGGTGAACGCAATCACCAGCGGTAGTACAGAATCACAGGGCGAGGTCACCGTGCGTCTGCAGCACGCGGGGCGCGTGGTCAACGGCGTGGGGGCCGACCCGGATATCGTGGTGGCCTCGGCCAAGGCATATTTGAGCGCGCTGAACAAGCTGCAGAGCAAGGTGGAGCGGGTGGCTGCGCAGGGTTAA
- the pbpG gene encoding D-alanyl-D-alanine endopeptidase: MRLKTLATLLSGFALSGLLLGAGALAPVQSAEAAAQQPSSKKSVRKAKPAPRSPRKAALVEAAAKPTFGQLYGLHAVDDPLDLKSSVALVLDQDTNEVLFSKNSQAVLPIASITKLMTALVVVEAGLSLDEQLTISDEDKDTEKGTGSRLAIGTTLSRGELLHLALMASENRAASALGRNYPGGPTAFVAAMNQKAQSLGMTDTHYVEPTGLSSRNQSSAKDLAALVKVAHEFPLLREFSTSKDHQVMVGKRQMAFHSTNGLVRSSSWDIGLQKTGFINEAGRCLVMQAKLAGRKLIMVFLDSTGKYSRIGDAERVRKWLSTQPSTVADSGVGG; the protein is encoded by the coding sequence ATGCGATTGAAGACTTTAGCTACTCTGTTGTCCGGCTTTGCTTTGAGCGGTCTCCTGCTGGGCGCGGGCGCCTTGGCGCCCGTGCAGTCGGCCGAGGCGGCCGCGCAGCAGCCCAGCAGCAAGAAGAGCGTGCGCAAGGCCAAGCCCGCACCGCGCTCGCCGCGCAAGGCTGCGCTGGTGGAAGCGGCCGCCAAGCCCACCTTTGGCCAGCTCTACGGCCTGCATGCCGTGGATGACCCGCTGGACCTGAAGTCGAGCGTCGCCCTGGTGCTGGATCAGGACACCAACGAGGTCCTGTTCTCGAAGAATTCCCAGGCGGTGCTGCCGATTGCTTCGATCACCAAGCTGATGACGGCCTTGGTGGTGGTGGAGGCGGGCTTGTCGCTGGATGAGCAGCTGACCATCAGTGATGAGGACAAGGATACCGAGAAGGGCACGGGCTCGCGCCTGGCCATCGGTACTACCCTGAGCCGTGGCGAGTTGCTGCACCTGGCGCTGATGGCGTCGGAGAACCGTGCCGCCAGCGCCCTGGGGCGCAACTACCCGGGCGGGCCGACTGCCTTTGTGGCGGCCATGAACCAGAAGGCCCAGAGCCTGGGCATGACGGACACGCATTACGTCGAGCCGACGGGCCTGTCGAGCCGCAACCAGTCGAGCGCCAAGGATCTGGCCGCGCTGGTCAAGGTGGCGCATGAGTTCCCGCTGCTGCGCGAATTCTCCACCTCCAAGGACCATCAGGTGATGGTGGGCAAGCGCCAGATGGCCTTCCACAGCACCAACGGCCTGGTGCGCAGCTCCAGCTGGGACATCGGCCTGCAGAAGACCGGTTTCATCAACGAGGCCGGCCGTTGTCTGGTGATGCAGGCCAAGCTGGCGGGCCGCAAGCTGATCATGGTGTTCCTGGATTCGACCGGCAAGTACTCGCGGATCGGCGATGCCGAGCGGGTACGCAAATGGCTGAGCACCCAGCCCAGCACGGTGGCCGACAGCGGCGTCGGTGGTTGA